The nucleotide window ATGGAAGACAGAAGATGGTTTCCTTTTACACGCTCAAACGCTTCGTCTGAAATCACGAGTACAGATGGTTGGAGCTTCGAACCTTGCCCAGAATTCGTTGGGATACTTAGTAACGGGTAACGTATTTTTTCAATAATACGAAATGTTTCGTTTTCAAACGCGGTCACTTCAGGCTGAGGATTTTTATATTTGATCGGTTCGTCGATGCCCCTTGTTAAAACAATGGCTTCTTCCCCTTCCAACTCCACTTTCTCACCCACTCCCCGTAAGTCAACAATTGCATTTAACTGGGACTCAGGGAAAAGGTAAAACTCCTCTGTGTAATATTCAGGATACGTTAAGAATGCATTTCGATTCTGGATTTTTTCTGTTTGAATACCCGTAATCGTTTCATGAGCAATAATCGGATGTGAATCATTGATGAGTTGTTCAATTTCGTTTTGTGTTTCCTCATCTTGTGTGGAAAAGGCAAGATGGTTTGGAAACTCTTTTTTTACAACCTCTTCTTTAATGGCGTAGTCTACCGCTATAAATCCAACCGTAAAGATGATCATCGCACTAATTAAAGAATTAAATGTAAAGTTTATAGTATTTCCTCGAATCGAAAAGCGGAGTGAAGAAATCCACAGCATTTTATTCCCGGAAAAGTATCGATTACTTTGACTCATTTTTTGTAAAATCCAACCGGAAAACTGGCGGAAAAATAAATACGTCCCGACAATCAATGCGGCGGTAGTAGCACTAAATGTTACCGTAAATTGATTTTTCCAGATGTCCGTTTCGCTCGCCATCATGATCGTGTAGTAAGACGCAACGATTAAAATAATTGATAAGAGCGCTAACCAAAAAGAAAACTTAATCGGTTTTTCCATCTTTTCTTTTGCATGAAATAATTCCACTAACTGTACGCGACGAACACTGAAATAGCTTTGAATCGTAATGATGACGATGAGTAAAGCGAATAACAGTATTGTTAACGTGATGGCTTCAAGCGGGAAAGAAAAAGAAATGTCCTCATTATAGCGCATGAGATTCATTAGTACGGCACCGAAAAATTTCGATAGTAATCCACCGATTAAAATTCCGCTGGATACAGCAATCGCACTCAGGAATAATGTTTCAAAAAAGATCATTGTGGCAACTTGTCTTTCTTTCATCCCGTAAAGCAAATACATGCCGAATTCCTTTTTCCGCTGTTTCATAAAGAAGGAGTTCGCATATAAAATAAAAAACACAACAAATAAAAAGACGATAATCGAAGCAATCAAAATAACGGTTTGATAGTTTTCTTTATTTTGGATTGCTGCGACGACGTCCTCATTAAACATGAGACCGGAAAACGTAAAGTAAATGACAACCCCGACAAGCATCGAAATGAAATAGATTGTATACAAACGGAAATTCCGCTTCATATTCCGCCACGATAAATCAATTAAGTTCATCGTTTGTCACTCCCTATCGCACTCTGGATTGTGAGGATTCTGTCAAAGAACTCTTTTTCCGATTGTTCTCCTTTAAACATTTCGTTCACGAATTTTCCATCCCGCAGAAAAATAACACGCTGGCAGTAGCTCGCTGCATAGGGATCATGGGTAATCATCAAAACCGTTGTCTGAAAGGTTTGATTAAGCAATTGAATTTGTTCAAGGAGTTGAGTGGCAGACCTTGAATCGAGCGCACCTGTTGGCTCATCGGCAAACACGATGGCAGGGTTTGTAATGATCGCCCGCGCTGCTGCCGTCCGCTGCTTTTGCCCTCCGGAAATTTCAGAAGGATATTGGGTTAAGATTGCTTCGATATTTAATGCTTCTACGATTTTCTCTAATCGCATCTCCATTTCAGCGACAGGTGTTTTTTGTAACGAAAGAGGCAATAGAATATTTTCTTTCACCGTTAACGTATCCAGCAAGTTGTAATCCTGAAAAATAAACCCCATTCGCTTTTGGCGAAAATCCCGTAAAGCTTTCTTTTTCATATCTAACAGGGATTTCCCCTCGATCCAAATGTCACCGCCGTCAAAGGAATCAATCGTCGACAAAGTATTCATCAATGTCGTCTTCCCCGAGCCGGATGGTCCCATAATCGCAGTGAACTCCCCTTGTTTAATGGTCAAATCAATATTTTTTAAGACCTGTGTTTTTCCGTAAGATTTCGATAAGTTTGTTGTTTGTATAATTGTAGTCATGATTTCCACTCCCTTCACAACCATACTAAACGAATTAATTTCCCCCTAACATCGATGCACCAAAATCGAAAGTGACATTTCTGTCATGTTGCGAGGTAGTACTAATTTTTATTCATTTTCACTGTACAAATCCAATTGTTATGGTGTAAAAATTTTGCGAATCAAACACCGATTACTTTAAGTTGTTCATGAAATTCTTTATTGCATCCATGCGTATTTTTGAGTTGCACTCTTCACAACGAAAAGTCATACTCTCTCTTTCTTTGAATTGTCTATATCTCATTGTACCTTCATATAATTTAAATGTTTGTCTACAACTACTACACTCGATTTCGTAGTAAAGCATAGTTTCCCTCCTACTGTATGGTCCCTTAGTTTTTAGTTGATTGCTTGAAATTAGTAACCATTTTGTTATCTTAAATGTACCATTTAGTAATAAGTGATATAAAGAAATGAAACAATCAATTTTTCTAGAGGCTTCCGTTAGATATGCGATCTATCCTCAGCACGGAAAGAGTCTTCAAAAACTTGTGCAAGAGTTTGTTGCTAATCCTTACAGTATCAAAAATAAGAATGCACTGAATGCTATAACACTAAAAACAATAGAGACCGAAACCCCTATTTATCAAGGGCTTCGGTCTCTTTTGCAATCTATTGTAATCAACGAACAATTCTTTAATCCTTACTGATACTATTGTTTTTCACTTTATACTGGAAATTCACAAAATAAATGCTTATGGCTACTAGCAGCATCCCGATAACAAGTGTATAGGTCACCGTTTCTCCTAAGAAAAGCACTCCGAGAAGAACCGCGACAATCGGAATGAGAAACGTATAGGAACCAACTTTGCTTGCCTCACCAGCGTTAACTAGACTGTAGTAAAGGATGTAGGCTAATGGAATGCCGATGGTCGCGCCAAAGCCGAGCCCTGATAGATAATGCCAATTCCATTCGATGGCAGACCAACTTTCAAACACCGAGCCGGTACCTAAAAGAAAAGCCCCGCCAAGGATACATTGAAGCGCTACCATCCAATACGCATCTACTTCATTGCTTATTTTCTTTACGTAAATTACTCCGAATGCCCAACTTACAGCAGTTAGTAGACCGAGCGTAACGCCGATTACTGAAACATGGACTGTCAGACCATCCACACTAACGACCGCTACCCCTACAAACCCTAGAAACAAGGCGAAGATTTTGACCGGTGATAAAGATTCACCGAGTAATAGCCAAGCGAAAAGACCAAGTAAAATCGGTTGAAAATAAACAAGAACGGAAAACAAGCCACTCGGTAAATAGAGCAATCCCGCCGTCTGAAGTCCGAAAAACAGGATCGTATTAAAGAAAGCCCCAATACAATACTTTTGCCAGTTTTCCCGCCAATTGATTTTTCCCCTAGTCTTCCAAATGATAACAGTTAGCAGGATGCCTCCTAAAAGCGCACGTTGTCCAGCATAAAGCAATGGCGGTGAGTAGGGTACTGCTATTTTATTGATTGGCCAGCTCGCTCCCCAGATTAAGATGAGGGCAATAAGTGCAACAGTCGATTTTTTAAACACTATCTAAATCCCCTTTCATCGACAAAAGCATGTCCCAAAAATCACAGCAAAGTTCGAAGTGGCCGGGACTTAACCCAAAATCACTATTTTTCTCTCAGAGAAAAATAGTGATTTTTTGCTGAACGTTAAAATTGATTTCCATTCCGGGACGCTTTCCGCGGGCGTGGCCTGAGCCTGTAGTCTCAGGCGTCACGCTATTCCCGCAGGAAGCTTTGCTTGTAGCGAAAGGCGTAGCCGTCAGCTACACTCGCCCTGCATTCCAATCAATTTTTCAAATATCCATATTTTAATAATGTCTTTCCTCTTATTTAACGGTTATTCTACTTATGTCCCGTTCTCACTTTAGTAAGAGTATTTTGCACACCTTACCTTTACAATCTATCTTACTATGAAAATATGATTCCACATACATTTATAACACACTGAATGCTTCATCCTTTATATCACTGATGAACATATGTCCTGGTGAATGAGTAATCATAATCGATGGTTTACTTTCCATCGCAACCGCTTGAGGCGTCACACCACAAGCCCAAAATACCGGAACCTCCCCCTGTTTAAATGGGACAGCATCACCAAAATCAGGTTTTGATATATCCATGATGCCAATTTGGCTAGGATCCCCAATATGTATTGGTGCTCCGTGCACTGCCGGGAATCGTGACGTAATTTGGACAGCTCGGATGGCATCCTCTGGCGTCATTGGTCGCATACTCACGACTGTCGGCCCCTCGAACATGCCTGCTTTATTACAAAGAATGTTCGTTTTGTACATCGGCACATTACAGTTTTCCTCGATATGTCTAATCGGAATACCGCTCTCAAGGAGTGGGGTTTCAAATGTAAAGCTGCAACCTATCAAGAAGCCAACCATATCGTCTTCCCAGTACTCCGTAATATCTGCGACTTCCTCTGTAAAAACACCATCCCGGTAAATACGATATTTCGGGATATCTTTACGGATATCTGCATTTCCGGCAATCATGGCAGGTATATATGAACCAGGCTCCGTCACGTCGAGTAAAGGGCATGACTTCGGATTCCGTTGACAGAAAAGCAAAAAGTCAAAGGCATATTCCTTTTTTAAAATAACCAAGTTCGCTTGTGTATTCCCTTTTGACATTCCTGCCGTCGGACCAGTAATCTCTTGCTTTCTTATCAACTCTCTTATTTCTTCCGGCTCTAACATTTCATAGTTCACCATAAAACCCCTCCCGAATTTGTCTTCTTATTACCTTATTTAAAAACCAATGGTACTTGTTCAATCAAAGTCACGACACTTAAATAACCCATGATCACCACGACAAAAGCACCCGTAACCGTCAACCATATCGGATGTTTATATGTACCAACAATATTTTTCTTATGTGCAGCAATTAATAATGTACCTAAACCGATTGGCAAAATGAAGGCATTCAATGCTCCTACAATAAGCAAGATTGTTACCGGCTTTCCAATAAAAGCAAACGTTACTGTTGAAATAACGATAAACGCAATGATCACCCAATTCTGGAACTTCTCAATAAGAGGGTGAAACGTTCGGATAAATGAAACCGACGTATAGGCAGCACCTACAACAGATGTTACCGCCGCAGCCCACATAATTACACCAAACATACGGTAACCAATGTCACCTGCAGCTAGCTGGAATACTGAAGCTGGCGGATTCGCTGGATCGATCGCTAGTCCTTTTGATACTACTCCAAGTACGGCCAAGAATAATGCCACACGCATAACACCGGTAACAAGAATTCCTGTAACAGAGCTTTTCGTAACTTCCGGCAATGATTCAACACCTTTAATACCTGCGTCTAATAGACGGTGTCCGCCTGCAAACGTAATATATCCTCCTACCGTTCCACCAACAAGTGTAACAATAGCGAATATACTGATTTGCTCCGGTTTAAACGTATTTACAATCGCCTCTCCAACCGGCGGCGATGTAGTAAATGCCACGTACAGCATGAGGAGAATCATTACAATCCCTGCACCTTGTGTGACTTTGTCCATCGCTTTACCTGCTTCTTTCACGACAAATATAAAAACTGCTAAAATCGCACTAACAATAGCACCCGTAATCGGATCCCAACCAAGCATGGCATTCAAACCCAAACCTGCGCCAGCTACGTTTCCGATATTAAATGCCAAACCGCCAATTACGATAAGTATTGCCAAAACAACTCCGAGTCCAGGTAACACCTTGTTGGCAATTTCTTGTCCACGCAATCCGGAAACGGCAATGATTCTCCAAATATTCATTTGTGAAAAGATATCTAGTAGTAAGGAAACTAAAATAACAAAGGCAAAACTTGCAGCCAATTGCTGTGTAAATACAGTAGTTTGTGTCAAGAAGCCAGGACCAATCGATGAAGTGGCCATTAAAAAGGCAGCTCCAAGTAACACACTTCTACTTACCTTCTTTTTCCCCTTAACATTGCCATCTTTTTGTGTAGCATCAGTTTTAGGATTTTTCATTTTTAACCTCCAACTTACAGATTGCATCTACAGTAATATTGTTCTTTTTCAATGTTTCGTTTATATATTTTGCAAAGGCCAGTGCATGTGCACCGTCACCATGAATACAAATGGTATCTGCTCGCAGCGGAACTTCTGTTTTTTGCTCAGAAATTACGACCCCTTCTGTCACCATTTTTACAATTTGCGCAACAGATTGTTCTTGATCTGTAATCATCGCGTTCTTTTGAGATCGAGAAGTCAACGACCCGTCTGCTTGATACGTGCGATCTGCAAATACCTCATGTGCTGTTCGTAAACCAATCTTCTCTCCTGCCTTCGTCAATTCACTCCCGGAAAGCCCAAATAATATCAAGGATGGGGATACATCATATACTGCTTGTGCAATCGCTTCGGCAAGTTTTGGATCCTTTGCCGCCATATTGTACAGCGCACCGTGGGGTTTTACATGCTGCATTTTTTCATTGAACGTCATTAAAAATCCTTGTAATGCCCCAATTTGATAGACGACCATGTCATATCCTTCTTGAGGAGTAATCGCCATTTCTCTTCGCCCGAATCCATTCAAATCCGGCAAACCAGGATGCGCACCAATTTTCACACCATTGGCAATGGCCATCTTTACAGTTTCTCTCATCACGCTCGGATCTCCGCCATGAAAACCGCAGGCGATATTTGCAGATGTAACATATTTCAAAATTTCCTCCTGCTCGCCAAGTTGATAGCGACCAAAACTCTCCCCTAAATCACAATTCAAATCTACTTGAAACATATTTCTCCCCTCCATTGATAATCGTTTAATCATATTAAGCTTTCACGCTGTTCCCGAAATTCGGAACATTAGTTTTAAAACTAAAACAAATTCTAGCATAAAAATTTTCGCTTGAATATATTATTTGCAAAATTATTCGAAAATTGTAAATATCGCAATATTCTTAACATATATACTTGATTTTAAATTTGAAAACAAATTATAATGTTAGCAATATCCGTTTTTAAAAACATAAATACCGAAATTTGAAACCTTAAGGAGCTGTTTATAATGGCCGTTCAGAAAATCAATGCATACATAAGGCCCTTAGGGGATTCTGCGCTCGTCATTCAGTTAGGTGATGGAATCAGCCTTGCCGTCCATGAAAAAGTAAAGAATCTTTGCAATCTATTAGAAAAAGAGCCGTTTACAGGATTGATTGAATCGGTTCCTTCTTACAATAGCCTGACAATTTATTACAATCCTTTTGCCGTCTTTTTATCCAACACGGATAAAGAATTCGCAAGTCCCTATAAAAAAGTAAGTGCGTTTATCTTATCGCTGCTAGATCAATTAGAAACAAGTGCAACATCCGAAGAGCGGCTAATAACAATCCCAGTCGTGTACGGAGGCGAGTTTGGTCCGGATTTGGAATATGTAGCAAGTTATCACGGCATTTCTGTTGAAGATGTGATTCAAATTCATTCGTCAAATGAGTACTTAGTTTATATGATCGGCTTTGCCCCTGGATTTCCGTTTATGGGCGGGATGGATGAAAGAATTGCAACACCACGTAAGGATTCACCGCGTCTCGCCATCGCACCAGGTTCTGTAGGAATTGCTGGTAAACAGACAGGCATCTATCCGCTGGAAACTCCCGGAGGATGGCAAATTATCGGCAGAACTCCGCTTGATTTGTTTCTTCCGGAACTTTCACCGCCAACACTGTTACAGGCTGGAGATAAAATCCGCTATGTACCGATAACGCTTGAAGAGTATGCTGTCTATAAGGAGATGAAACAATGAGCATTCAAGTACTTCATCCTGGATTATTGACTACCATTCAAGATTTAGGGAGATTCGGTTCACAAAAGTTTGGCGTCATCGTAAGTGGCGCAATGGATCCGATTTCTCTTAGAATTGCAAATTTACTTGTCGGAAATGATGAAGGCGAAGGAGCACTTGAAATCACACTTTTAGGGACAACGCTCCAATTTGACACGGATGAGTTGGTTGCCATTACCGGCGGAGACCTACAGCCTACGATTGATGGTGAAAAAGCTCCTATGTGGAGACCTATCCTGATTCGAAAAGGATCTGTTTTAAAATTTAAGTCCGCAATTAATGGGTGTAGGGCTTATGTGGCATTCGCCGGGGGAATTTTGGTCCCTGAAGTTATGGGAAGTAAAAGCACTTATTTGCGTGCAGCTATTGGAGGGCTTCAAGGCAGAGCATTACAAAAAGGAGATGTATTGGACAGCGGAGACTCCAATCCAATCAGTCGGGCATTCATTCATCAGCTCGAAAAAATGACGACTCACTTTAATTGGTCTGTCGACTATACAGAGTTAATATCATTCGATAAAACACAAACGATCAGGGTGTTACATGGTGCTGAGTTTGAGCGTTTCGATACTGATAGCCAACAAGCATTTTTCTCGAAGCCCTATAAATTAACGACGCAAGCTGATCGAATGGGCTATCGGTTGGATGGCGAATCACTCAGCCTGTCAGAGAAATTTGAATTATTATCTGAAGGCGTTACGTACGGTACGATTCAAGTCCCCTCAAACGGACAACCTATTATTCTGATGGCTGATCGACAAACGACAGGAGGATATCCAAAAATCGGTCAAGTAGTTTCCGTTGATCTCCCTTGTTTAGCACAGATGCAGCCAAACTCTAACATTCAATTCAAGAAGTTTTCCCTTGAAGAGGCAGAATTAGAATTAATCAAACAAGAGCAGCTGCTGCGTAAATTAGCAATAGGCATTCAGTTAAAAGCACTTCATAAATGAGCTAAATGATTGAACATTGATACATAACCGTATTTAAAAGCAAAACGAGGCGATCACGCATCCAATTGATGCAGAGACCGCCTCGTTCATTTTATTTGCGATAGCCTAATTGCATTGAAATATCCTCAGCAACTTTTTTTACCTTCTTTGCGTAGATCTCAATGTTCTCATCCTGATAATTCGCTTCGATCCCTGCGATACTTATTCCCGCAATCACTTCTCCGTTGTGATTAAAGATTGGAGCAGCAATGGCAGCTGTATGGTTTTCCAATTCAGAATGACTGATTGTATAGCCATCGATTCTCGCTTGTTTGATCGTTTCATAAATTTTATCTTTTTCAGTAATTGTACCGTTTGCAAATGATTTTGGATTG belongs to Solibacillus sp. FSL W7-1436 and includes:
- a CDS encoding ABC transporter permease; amino-acid sequence: MNLIDLSWRNMKRNFRLYTIYFISMLVGVVIYFTFSGLMFNEDVVAAIQNKENYQTVILIASIIVFLFVVFFILYANSFFMKQRKKEFGMYLLYGMKERQVATMIFFETLFLSAIAVSSGILIGGLLSKFFGAVLMNLMRYNEDISFSFPLEAITLTILLFALLIVIITIQSYFSVRRVQLVELFHAKEKMEKPIKFSFWLALLSIILIVASYYTIMMASETDIWKNQFTVTFSATTAALIVGTYLFFRQFSGWILQKMSQSNRYFSGNKMLWISSLRFSIRGNTINFTFNSLISAMIIFTVGFIAVDYAIKEEVVKKEFPNHLAFSTQDEETQNEIEQLINDSHPIIAHETITGIQTEKIQNRNAFLTYPEYYTEEFYLFPESQLNAIVDLRGVGEKVELEGEEAIVLTRGIDEPIKYKNPQPEVTAFENETFRIIEKIRYPLLSIPTNSGQGSKLQPSVLVISDEAFERVKGNHLLSSIEIYQIEDAKTSNDISREIHDIVMQTEGAYYSAFVDMYSIDTESSSLVLFSVAFFAVIALFALGSVIYFKQLRKATEEREQYSILRKMGVEEKEIKSIIRKQLLFVFLPPLILGMVHSWFLLYYSVILVIKDLPSLTTIIFSVMGLYVLTYLIFYVSSTSIYYKIISEKNTR
- a CDS encoding ABC transporter ATP-binding protein, which encodes MTTIIQTTNLSKSYGKTQVLKNIDLTIKQGEFTAIMGPSGSGKTTLMNTLSTIDSFDGGDIWIEGKSLLDMKKKALRDFRQKRMGFIFQDYNLLDTLTVKENILLPLSLQKTPVAEMEMRLEKIVEALNIEAILTQYPSEISGGQKQRTAAARAIITNPAIVFADEPTGALDSRSATQLLEQIQLLNQTFQTTVLMITHDPYAASYCQRVIFLRDGKFVNEMFKGEQSEKEFFDRILTIQSAIGSDKR
- a CDS encoding DMT family transporter — translated: MFKKSTVALIALILIWGASWPINKIAVPYSPPLLYAGQRALLGGILLTVIIWKTRGKINWRENWQKYCIGAFFNTILFFGLQTAGLLYLPSGLFSVLVYFQPILLGLFAWLLLGESLSPVKIFALFLGFVGVAVVSVDGLTVHVSVIGVTLGLLTAVSWAFGVIYVKKISNEVDAYWMVALQCILGGAFLLGTGSVFESWSAIEWNWHYLSGLGFGATIGIPLAYILYYSLVNAGEASKVGSYTFLIPIVAVLLGVLFLGETVTYTLVIGMLLVAISIYFVNFQYKVKNNSISKD
- a CDS encoding putative hydro-lyase, producing the protein MVNYEMLEPEEIRELIRKQEITGPTAGMSKGNTQANLVILKKEYAFDFLLFCQRNPKSCPLLDVTEPGSYIPAMIAGNADIRKDIPKYRIYRDGVFTEEVADITEYWEDDMVGFLIGCSFTFETPLLESGIPIRHIEENCNVPMYKTNILCNKAGMFEGPTVVSMRPMTPEDAIRAVQITSRFPAVHGAPIHIGDPSQIGIMDISKPDFGDAVPFKQGEVPVFWACGVTPQAVAMESKPSIMITHSPGHMFISDIKDEAFSVL
- a CDS encoding NRAMP family divalent metal transporter produces the protein MKNPKTDATQKDGNVKGKKKVSRSVLLGAAFLMATSSIGPGFLTQTTVFTQQLAASFAFVILVSLLLDIFSQMNIWRIIAVSGLRGQEIANKVLPGLGVVLAILIVIGGLAFNIGNVAGAGLGLNAMLGWDPITGAIVSAILAVFIFVVKEAGKAMDKVTQGAGIVMILLMLYVAFTTSPPVGEAIVNTFKPEQISIFAIVTLVGGTVGGYITFAGGHRLLDAGIKGVESLPEVTKSSVTGILVTGVMRVALFLAVLGVVSKGLAIDPANPPASVFQLAAGDIGYRMFGVIMWAAAVTSVVGAAYTSVSFIRTFHPLIEKFQNWVIIAFIVISTVTFAFIGKPVTILLIVGALNAFILPIGLGTLLIAAHKKNIVGTYKHPIWLTVTGAFVVVIMGYLSVVTLIEQVPLVFK
- a CDS encoding LamB/YcsF family protein, which gives rise to MFQVDLNCDLGESFGRYQLGEQEEILKYVTSANIACGFHGGDPSVMRETVKMAIANGVKIGAHPGLPDLNGFGRREMAITPQEGYDMVVYQIGALQGFLMTFNEKMQHVKPHGALYNMAAKDPKLAEAIAQAVYDVSPSLILFGLSGSELTKAGEKIGLRTAHEVFADRTYQADGSLTSRSQKNAMITDQEQSVAQIVKMVTEGVVISEQKTEVPLRADTICIHGDGAHALAFAKYINETLKKNNITVDAICKLEVKNEKS
- the pxpB gene encoding 5-oxoprolinase subunit PxpB, yielding MAVQKINAYIRPLGDSALVIQLGDGISLAVHEKVKNLCNLLEKEPFTGLIESVPSYNSLTIYYNPFAVFLSNTDKEFASPYKKVSAFILSLLDQLETSATSEERLITIPVVYGGEFGPDLEYVASYHGISVEDVIQIHSSNEYLVYMIGFAPGFPFMGGMDERIATPRKDSPRLAIAPGSVGIAGKQTGIYPLETPGGWQIIGRTPLDLFLPELSPPTLLQAGDKIRYVPITLEEYAVYKEMKQ
- a CDS encoding 5-oxoprolinase subunit C family protein produces the protein MSIQVLHPGLLTTIQDLGRFGSQKFGVIVSGAMDPISLRIANLLVGNDEGEGALEITLLGTTLQFDTDELVAITGGDLQPTIDGEKAPMWRPILIRKGSVLKFKSAINGCRAYVAFAGGILVPEVMGSKSTYLRAAIGGLQGRALQKGDVLDSGDSNPISRAFIHQLEKMTTHFNWSVDYTELISFDKTQTIRVLHGAEFERFDTDSQQAFFSKPYKLTTQADRMGYRLDGESLSLSEKFELLSEGVTYGTIQVPSNGQPIILMADRQTTGGYPKIGQVVSVDLPCLAQMQPNSNIQFKKFSLEEAELELIKQEQLLRKLAIGIQLKALHK